Within Candidatus Dormiibacterota bacterium, the genomic segment TCGCCGGCGCTTCGGCTACCTCCCGGAAGAGCGCGGCCTCTATGGGAAAATGAAGGTTCGCGAACAGATCGCGTACTTCGCGCAACTCCACCGTTTGCGCGAGCCCAAGCTCACGCCGGCCGTGCAAAGCTGGATGGAGCGGCTCGGATTGAGCGAGTATGCGGACCGGCCGTGCGCCGAACTCTCCAAAGGCAACCAGCAAAAGGTGCAGGTGGCGTGCGCCTGCGTGCACGAGCCCGAATTCTTGATCCTCGACGAGCCGTTCTCCGGGCTCGACCCGGTCAACGCCGACACGCTCCTCGCGGTTTTCAACGAAATGAAACGTGCGGGAACGACGCTCGTGCTCTCCAGCCATCAAATGTGGCAGCTCGAGTCGCTCTGCGATCGCTTCTGCATCATCGCGGGCGGCATCAATCGCGTGGAGGGGTCGCTGGCCGAACTGCGCGCCGCGTGGCCGACGCGCGTGTTGCGGGTCACGCCGCGTAGCGAGCGCCTCGCGCATATTCTGGACGCGTTGCCGAATACGCAACCGGTACCGGGAGTGCAAAGTACGCTCGAATACGTCGTGCGGGCGGACGCCGACTACGCTTCGATTCTGCGCTCGCTCGTGCAGGCCGACGCCGTTACGGGATTCGAGGCGGTCGAGCCGTCGTTGCACGAAATATATCTCCACGCCATCGGTGAAGGAGCCGCAGCATGACCGATTTCGTCACGGTTTACGTCGCCGAACTCACCCGGCGCATCAAGTCGCGTCCGTTCATCATCGGGCTCGTCATCGGAGCGATCGG encodes:
- a CDS encoding ATP-binding cassette domain-containing protein — protein: MLQVDRIAKDFGNVHAVREVSFSIPRGSTFGLLGPNGAGKTTTMRMILGILTPDAGTISWSGERIDGKSRRRFGYLPEERGLYGKMKVREQIAYFAQLHRLREPKLTPAVQSWMERLGLSEYADRPCAELSKGNQQKVQVACACVHEPEFLILDEPFSGLDPVNADTLLAVFNEMKRAGTTLVLSSHQMWQLESLCDRFCIIAGGINRVEGSLAELRAAWPTRVLRVTPRSERLAHILDALPNTQPVPGVQSTLEYVVRADADYASILRSLVQADAVTGFEAVEPSLHEIYLHAIGEGAAA